The Pseudomonas alkylphenolica genomic sequence GAGACGGAAAACGGCATGGCGGGCTTATTGCTCGGTCGCGTGTAACCGGACAAGGCCACGCACAACATCCGCTCCACAGGAATACGGCTATGCGCGACAACTGCCGCCCTGTCTTGGGCGTTCTTGCACCAGCCGCCATGTTCGGCCTTCCATCGCTCGACGAAAGGATCGACATGATCAGGAAGTTCCTGCAACTGCGTAGCGCCTCTTGCGATGGCGAAATTGTTGAAGTGCGCGAGCGCCCGGACATGCTGCCGAACCGTGGCATTGGACGTGTGCTGCTCGTCGAGCGACTGGACGTAACGCTCGATCTGCGGGCCCAGCCACAGGGCCTTGATGCGGTCAATCGCCTTGAACGACCGAAAGTGATGTTCCAACATGACAACCACCTTCTATCAAACAATAGATAACCCACTATTTTTCCTGACGAAAAAACAGGTGCGCGGGTCAATGGCGGCGAAGTGTTCACTCTTCTATACGTGGTCACAGCAAGCTGTGCCGACAGGGATTAACGCCGATGCCATTTGGGCCACTCTCTCATTCGGGAGCAAAGCTGCACACCAGTGCGGTCTACGGCCTCTTTCCCGCGCATTGGGAACCATAGCAAAGCATTCGGCGGCTGACCTACCCGGATCAGTCGGCGAATGCTTTTCTAGATCTCGATGTCAGTGGAGATCTGACGTCATGCGCATTCTGTTTGCTGCGCGATAGCGCAGCCCGGAAGGGCTGGGTGATCTCTCTAGAAAAGCGAAGGAGATGTCATGCTGCGCTTGGACTGCGGTTATGTGCCCTGATGCTGGGCCGAAATCCTTGATCTACGCCGGTGTGGCTACCTTCGGGCACATAAGAAAACGGGGCACATAACTGCCACAATCACCCTTCCGGCTGTACAGAACCCAGTACGGCGGACGAAACGTTGACCCAGCGATTGAAGGAGATATTGGGACAGGTCGATATCCGTCTGCTGGATCACTTCATCATCGGGAAAGGCGATCCTTATTCGTTCGCCGAACACGGATTGATCTGATCCTCTTCGCGCCAGCTTGCTGACGCTCCAACCCCCCATCGGAAGCGATGCTTTCGATGGGGTATCTGCTGTCCACGAAATACCCCGATTCATAGGCGCATGGAAACCGGGCACCTCCCATTTCCGATTGTTTGTTGTCGCGTTAAGCGCGATGCGTTGCACTACCGAGGTCATGAACCACCGGATGCTGCGCCATGTTGTGTTCTCTTTCGCCCGGCCCGATCAGGTGCCTGGCCTTGGCCATTGCGCTGTGTGCCTCTGCGGCTAGTGCAATGGATATCTGGGTCATCACCGACCGCCAACATCCCGTGCAAGGTACACCTGACCGACTGATCGAGCTGGATGCACCCGCGCGTATTGAAGCCGAACTGTCGACCGATCTTCCAAGTGATGTCCAGCAAGCGTCACTGTTGGTACAGCAGCGCCTCAAGCACGGCGGCCCCGCGCTGGAGCAGCGTCTGGCCAGGACCTACCAGGACGTGACCGATGCCTGGAGCCTGGGCATTACCTCTCTCCCCGCCATCGTCGTGGATCAACGCTACGTAGTTTATGGCGAGCCGGGCGTCGCCAAGGCGATCGCACGCATCGAGGCCTACCGGAGGACTCAACCATGAAGTGTGCCCGCCTTCGGCGTACCGGCATCGCCACCATTTTATTGGCGACCGCATCGTCATCGTTCGCGCTCAACACCGCGACCATCGTGTCTTCCACTTTGTCCCCATCGTGCCTGGAATACCGAGTGGTAGGGATCTGCTATTGGCTGTTCTGTACGCCGTTCGGCTGCTCGGTGCGGACGTCCACCAAGGTGCGCCACTACATTCCGGATGCCGTGGTTTCGAATTACTCCAACACCGGTGAGAACCCGTGGATCGAAGTGCGGGCCATGAGCGCCCCCAACGTGACGGCCCAGGCAGGCGGCGACGGCACGACGAACCATGACAATGAAAGCAACATGGCGAAGTTCAAGAACGCCGACGTGATCGGCCATCCCGGCGGCCATGTGTTCGGCCAATTCGCCAGCACCACAGGTTACGCCTGCAAAGGTGCCGGCACCGCGTTTATGCCATACCTGCTGAGCACGCTCGACACTATCGCGTGGCGCTACAACATCCCCGAAATGGTGTACCCCGAAGCACTGACGCCCGGCGAGCGCGAGATCGGCACACGCAGCACGTTCAACCTGTGGGGCGCCGTCTATCCGCGCGGCGGATTTCTGCATCAGGTCGACGATTACAAGGCCGGCGCCGTGGTCGCCCAACGCGCCGGGGACATCGTCACCCGGCGGGGGCAATTGCATGTCTATCAGCCATTGCTCGCGAACTCGCAGCCCGGTTACTGGCCGGCCGGAGCGCTGGAGGAAAGCAATGCCTCGACCGGCAAGTGGCAGGAGCTGACGCCGCGACTTTCCAACCGCTGCGTGGTGTTCCCCCACAGCGAACCGCTGGCCCAGGCCCAGCAAGGTGATTATGCCTGGGCGCTTTGGCGCCCATACAGCTGTTGCGAACGCCGCGGGCAGACGTTCCTCGGCAGTACAGACTTCAACTGAGAGGAAAACAATGAAGCGTCCTGTCACCCTCTTCCACCCATTGCCGTTGCGGTGGCAGGTAACCCTTCTGGCCAGCGCGCTGGTGCTGGTCAGCAACCTGGTATCGGCCCAACCCGACGGTTTCCAGAACAACGGCAGCGTGATTGGCGACGACCTCATGTATTCGATTGGTGGCGGCAGCGCGGTGTCCATGAGCCGCGCGGCCGGCATGCATTCTCTCGGTGTGGGCGCGGGCTGGAACAGCAACCTGATGTGCGGTGACATGAACATCAGCACCACAATCCAGAACCAGCTCAACGGCCTCACCAATGGTTTTCAGAACATCATGAGCAGCGTGATCCAGAACGCGACGAGCGCGGTCGCATCGTTGCCGGCGCTGATCATTCAGCGGGCAGACCCCGGCCTCTACAACCTGTTGACCAACGGTATTCTTCAGGCCAGGCTCGATTTCGATCGTTCCAAACTGACCTGCCGCGCGATGGCCGAGAAGATGGCCGACACAGCAGGCGGCCAGATGGGCTGGAATCAACTCGCCGAGGGCATGGCGTTGCGCCAGGCGGTGGCGAGCACTGACGCGGTGTTGGCCATCGAACAGGCGGAGACCAGCCGGGGCAAGGATGGCGTGCCTTGGGTGGGCGGCGGCAATGCTGGCGGAGCCGGCCAGCCGTCGATCAAAGTGATCAACGACGTAACGCGTGCCGGCTACAACCTGGTCAATGGCCGCAGTGCAACCGACCCAACATCCATCGACCCGGCGAGCTGCAATAGCCTGGCCTGCCAGACCTGGTCGTCGCCGCAAGCGGCCACCGACTGGGCCACACGCGTGCTCGGCGAACAAGAGCAGCGCACCTGCGAGACCTGTACCAAGACCCAAACCGTGCCAGGCGTCGGGTTGACGCCGCTGATTCAGGAAGAGTACGAGACCAAGCTGGAAACGCTGCAGGAATTGATCAGCGGCGCCCGCCATACCACCGCTGAGAACTTGCGTGCAGCCGGCAGTACATCCTTGCCGGTTACCCGCGGCGTTATCGAAGCCCTACGTGACGAGCCCGACCAAGATGTCCTCGCCCACCGCCTAGCGTCCGAGGTAGCGCTGGCGTCGGTACTGGAAAAGGCTCTGCTGCTTCAGCGCACACTATTGACCGGCAAGAAAGAACCCAACGTCGCAGCCAACCAGTTGGCCGTCGAAGCGGTCAATCACGAAAGCGACACACTCGACCGCGAGATCCTTAACCTCAAAACCGAATTGGAGATCAGGCGCGAGCTGGTAAACAACTCGCCGATGACGATCATTCAGCGCCATGGCACGCGCGCGTCAGGCTCGCGTGGTATCTACGAGGGCGACCCGGTGCCGGATCGCCTCGACCAGTTACAGCGCTCCCATCCAGGAGGCACGCCATGAACGCAGCATGGCTACGACCGCGCTGGCTCCTCAACAGCCACGTCGCCAGGGCATTGCTATGGACGCTGCTGCTCGTTGCGCTGGCAGTGGCGGCCAACATCTCTGGGCTCTATCTGGTCGGCAGCATTGCCGGCTGGGAACGCTGGCTGGCGAACGCGGCTGGCTACTTCCTGCTGTGGCGGCTCTGCCTCTACGGGGCAACTGTCTATGGCTGGGTGTGGATGCGCCGTCGGTTGCTGGCTCGCGAGTCGGATGCCTCGACACAGCGCCGGCTGCTACGTACCGAGATCGCCGGCGTCATCGCGATCATCGCACTGGAGGCCAGCCTGCTGATGCAGGCGGTCTAGCGGGAGACCTGGAGCATGACGCTTTTCACTACCGACTACTTGGAGTATTACCTGACGCTGGTTGCCTGGATCGTCCACAACGGCATCTGGTCGGTGCTGGTCTCCAGCGGCGTGTTCGCCATTCCCTTTATAGCCATTATTATCCAGGAATGGCTCAAAGCACGTACTGAAGGGGCCGACGAAGGCAACAAAGGCGTATTGTCCTCGATGCGCATCGAGAACCGCATCTGGGTGGCCATCGTCGTGCTGATGTTCGCCGGCATCCCGTTTATCGATATTGACCTCGGCACGATCAAGTACGACCAGGCGCGATCGACACAGTGCCAGGTTAATGTTCCGCAACCTACTGATACCGGCTGGTCGCAGTCATTCAGCACGCTCAACAACCAGAGCGCCAAGGTGCCGGTGTGGTGGGCCTTCATGCATGCACTCTCGCGTGCGGTGACGGGGGCCTCGGTGGCAGCGATCCCGTGCGGAACAGATCTGCGGCAAATGAGGATGGAGATCAACGCCACGCGCATTGACGACCCTGTCCTTGCGCAGGACGTGGCGGACTTTACCCACGACTGCTATGGACCCGCCAGGGCGAAATTGTTCATGAACCGCCCCCCACTCGACGACGCGCAGATGCATGACGTGACCTGGATCGGCTCGACCTACTTCGTCAACACTGGCGGCTACTATGACACCTACCACTCACGCACGCCGCGCGATGCCTGGCCCTATGACACTGACCGCGACGCGGGCCTTGCGCAGGTGTCCGGCGGGGGCGGCTACCCGACCTGCCAGCAATGGTGGAGCGACAATGGCAATGGTCTGCGGGCACGTCTGCTGGGCCAGGTCGATCCCAGCTTGCTTACACGCCTGGCCGGCTGGGCAGGCTTTCTGAGCCGCAGCGAGGTCGACGACTCGGTCATCCGCGCAATCGCCTCCCCGCGCCAACAGAAGCTCAACCAGGGAACGGTTTACACCGATTATGGTGGCCAGATCGACAAGACCTTGCCGAACATCGTTACCCGCACGGCGGGCGACGTGGGACTTGCGGTGGGAGCCATTCCTGCATTTCCGGCGATGGACGTGGTGCGCCAGGCCCTGCCAATGGTGTTGTCGCTGCTGAAAATGGCCTTGGTGATCTGCATCCCGCTGGTGCTGTTGATGGGCACCTACGAGCTGAAGACCGTGGTCACCATCAGCGTGGTCCAGTTCGCGCTGTTCTTCGTCGACTTCTGGTTCCAGCTCGCTCGCTGGATCGACAGCACCATCCTCGACGCGCTCTACGGCTCGGGATGGGGTTGGAACCGACCCGTCACTAATTTCGATCCAGTGATGGGGTTGAACAACGCCTTTGGCGATCTGTTGCTGAACTTCGTCATGGGGACGATGTTCATTGTGCTGCCAACCTTCTGGGTGATGACGCTATCTTGGGCGGGTATCCAAGCAGGGAACATTCTTCAGGGGCTTGTTGGCGCTACAGGAGATGCAAAAGCCGCCGGTGGAAAGGGACCCGATGCATTGATGAAGGCCGTTTCAAAGAAATGAGCGGGTAGTCAATTGTCATCATGAACGTGCGGATCGATGCGATAGCCATCATACGTGTAAAGTCCGAAGCCGGCTGGTCCGTTTTTCCACCCAGGCTCAGACGTTTCATCTACTTCTGCGTTATTTGCCACCCGGGAGATGACCACGCCGAATATCAGCAGCAGGGCCAGCCAGAACGCGGTATAGAGCAGCACAGCCAGTACCGCGAGCTTGACGCCCCAGATCAACACAGCCGCCGCTGGCGTAGGCACGCCTTGCCCAATCAGCCATCCCGATACCCGCCGCTCTCTGCACACATAAGCACGCCATCTGCGGCCGAGCCAGCGGCCAAAGCGTTCTGCATTGCTGATGCGAGTTCTTGTGCTCATAGTCATCACCTGCTAAGCGCGTTGAACAATTACTCCAGTTTGCTCCAATTCTGCCGGCTGGCTGTCACCAACGCGTTCCAGTCGTCTGGCGGATTTCCACGACCCAGCATCTTCTCAAACACCGCATACGGATCGGACTTGCTTCCCGAGGAACGCAACGTTTGCTCATCGTTGACCCAAGCATAGACAATCACTTTGGCCCTCGAGTCGTAACGGAAGAACAGCCGAAATCGTCTCCCGATCTTGGCCCGTCGCCAGTGGCGGTATTCCGGCCCCAGTGTGTTGCCTTGACGGTACTCATCGCGCGCCGGCTCACCGGGAACGACTTCAAGCATCAGTTGGCTCAGGGCTCGGAACAGCTTGACGTTGGCATTGGATGCAAATCCTATTGGGTCATTCTGCTCCGCGCGCTGCGCGGCGGCATACAGTTTCTGCATCTGCTCGATCACACAGTCGTGGAAGAGTAGCGTCCATCCATGCCGCTGCATCAGAGCGCCACTTCGCCGTCAATCTCGTCGGCCAGATTCACGTCATGCCCAGCCTGCATCAGCATGGCGTGAGCCAGTTCGTCCGGCAACCCGCGAACATGCCGGCCAGCCTCGATATCGCGGGCCAGCAGACTCAGAAACGCGCCGATGGCCGGATCTTCGTGCTCGGCATTCGCGCGGGTGACGACAATCTGCCCATCCTCGCCCAAGTCGAACGCTACCTTGCCGCCCGTATCGACGCCCAACGCCTGCCGGATCGGCTTGGGCAGCGTGATCTGGCCCTTCGATGTGAGCGTGGCTAGTTCATGAATGGCTGGCATGGCGTGGCGTGCTCCTTGGATGACAGTTTCTCCGATGGTAAGGAATATTCCTTTCATCGTCAAGACAGATTGGCGAGATCTTCAGACGCCGGTAGGCGGATCGCGCTGACCTCAAAAAAAGGACTGACCCCGTGTCGGATAGCTTGTAGAGCGACTCCCCGAACCGAGCTACATATAAAGGCTTCGATAAAGATCAAAGGGCTGGGAAGGGTCAATGGAATGGGGGCAAGGGGAAAGGCTCTACCCGGAAAAGGAAAAGGCTCTCCCGTCCACCGCAACTTCAGGTGGCATCATGTTCGCGCTGTTCCAACGAAAACGCTCGTCGTCGGCACCGATGGCGCCCACGGAAGCGGCTGTAAAAGGTAAGGGGCTGACGCGGCCGGAGTCGGCCGCATCCTTGCTGGCGACGCCCCGCCGGCAGAAGCTGCTGGAACACATCTGGCAACGTACTTCGCTCTCACGCAAGCAGTTCAGGTCCCTGTATCTCGCACCACTGGAACGCTACGCCGAGCTGGTCCAGCAATTCCCCGCGTCGGAAAGCCATCACCATGCCTATACAGGCGGCATGCTCGACCACGGGCTGGAAATCGTCGCTTATGCACTGAAGCTGCGGCAGTCACATTTACTTCCTGCCGGGACGACGCCCGAGGACCAAGTGGCACAAGCCGAAGCCTGGACAGCCGCCATTGCCTACGCAGCGCTCCTGCACGATATTGGCAAGATCGCAGTCGACCTTCATGTGGAATATGCCGACGGCAACACCTGGCACCCCTGGCACGGACCGTTGTTGCATCCGTACCGCTTCCGCTATCGCAAGGAACGTGAGTACCGGCTGCACAGTGCCGCAACCGGGCTACTCTACAACCGCCTGCTTGATGGTCACATCCTGGACTGGCTCAGCGACTATCCCGCTCTGTGGTCGTCGTTACTGTATGTGCTGGCAGGCCAGTACGAACATGCCGGTGTGCTCGGTGAGCTCGTCACCCAGGCCGACCGTGCGTCTGTCGCTCAGGAGCTGGGGGGCGATCCGACCAGGGCGATGGCTGCGCCGAAACATGCACTGCAACGCAAACTGCTGGAAGGCCTGCGGTTCCTGCTCAAGGAAGAGCTGAGGTTGAACCAGCCACAGGCCTCGGACGGCTGGCTGACACAGGACGCTTTATGGCTCGTCAGCAAGACCGTCTCAGACAAGCTGCGCGCGCACCTGCTTTCGCAAGGCATCGAAGGGATCCCGTCGAGTAACACCGCAGTATTCAACGTTCTGCAAGATCACGGCATGCTTCAGCCAACAGCCGATGACAAGGCCATCTGGAAGGCAGTCATCACGAGCGAGGGTGGATGGTCGCATACGTTCACCTTGCTGCGATTGGCTCCAGCCTTGTTCTGGGAAACCGGGGAGCGGCCCCCGCCGTTTAGCGGCACAGTGAAGGTCGTACAGGAAGAAACTGCTTCAGCAACGTCCGGCCGCAGCACATCGCCCAGTGGTGAAGCCGCTGCGATGACGGTGAACGGAAGGCCTTCATCCGCACCAGTGATACCAGCCGCAACCGCGACTGCTGCGCATGGCCTAGACGATCTACTGGAATTGTTCACCACACCGAATACCGCACCAATTTTGTCGCCACCACCGGACGCCGCCTCTGAACAAGAGCCAACTCAACAAAAAACTGATGTGCCTGCTACGTCATCGGCACCTGCCTCACAGGAACGAGGCTCACGACCGCCGCCGTCAGGCGAGCATTTCATGGTCTGGCTGCGCCAGCACATTGAGAACCGAAAGCTGATTATCAATGACGCGAAGGCACTTGTGCATACCGTGGCCAATACCGTCTATCTGGTGAGTCCTGGGCTGTTTCAACGTTACGCACAGGAACACCCACAGTCAGCCGTCTTCGCCAAAGAAGATAAGGTGGCAGACTGGCAGTGGGTGCAAAAGCGCTTCGAGAAGCTGGACTTGCACCGAAAGCAGGAGAACGGCCTAAACATCTGGACCTGTGAAGTCATTGGCCCGCGTAAAACACGCAGACTGCATGGTTACCTGCTGAATGATCCTCGTCGACTGTTCAATGACGTCCCTATGAACAACCCCTATCTCACGGTGTTGTCAACGATAAACTCTGCAGCGCAGCACACGGGCTCAATATGAATGGTTGGTTCTCGCAGGCTGTTCGGCCGGTGCGTAATTGCATATTATTGACCACCTGATTGCACCTGAACTGACCAGCCAATTGCATGGATTTGACCAGCACTCATTAAGCTGGATCACCCAGGTGGGATAAAGCCCGTAGCGCTGAAGTTGGATCACTGACTGAACAGCAAAGGGCAGTCCGAAAAAGAACCGCTATCAAACCATGTTCCTAGGGCCTGTTGACGTTTGCGGCAGGGACTTGAGAAAGAATCTCAATATCCAACGAACTGATCCACTCACCCCCAGATTTGATAACGTCCTTGGCACGGTCAGTTATGCGCATGAAACCTTGACTATCGATGGTCGCGATATCTCCGGTTTCCAGATAACCCTCGTCGTTGAGAAGCTGGCGCTCATCTTTGAAATCAGAAGAAGTAATGGCAGGCCCTTTCACAAACAAGCGGCCGGGAGTGACGCCGTCATGGGATACGACATGCCCATCATCACTAAGCAGCTTCAAGCCGACCCCGCAAGGCGTGCGTCCCTGGCGCAGTCGCCAAGGAATCTGCTCTTCAAAAGGTAGGGCTGCCACTTCAGGAGTAAGTGTGCACACGCCACCAATGGGCGACATCTCCGTCATCCCCCAAGCATGCAATGGCTCGATCCCCAAGGCATGGAAGTCACGGATGACGCGTTCAGGGCAAGCGCCCCCTCCGATAATGACCTTGCGCAGCTTGGAGGTGCGCAGACCCTTTTCGGACATGTATTGCAGTAGACCGAGCTAGACTGCGGATTCCACGGTCATCTGGCCACCCATTCCATGAGCATCTGACCACCGATTCCACGCTGATCCGGCCACCCATTCCACGCGCATCCGGCCACTGATTCCACGGCCATCCGGCCACTCAACCGGGCAGGCAGCTACGCAGGATTTCTTCACTACCATCGACCTCTTTTTCGAAGCAGAGAGGTCGTCGTGGAGCGTTTATCCATGCGTAAGATTCGCGAAGTACTACGTCTCAAGTTCGAGGTCGGACTATCAGCTCGCCAGATTGCGGTCAGCGTGCAGGTCGGTCGTGTCACCGTCGGCGACTACCTCAATCGTTTTGCCGCCAGTGGTCTCAGTTGGCCCTGTTCGTTGTCCGATGCCGAGTTGGAGCAGCAACTGTTCCCGCCGGCCCCGGCGGTTGCCAGCGAGAAGCGGCCTTTACCCGATTGGGCATGGGTGCATGCCGAACTGCGCCGCCCCGGGGTGACCCTGGCGCTGCTCTGGCAGGAGTACCGCCTGAGCCAGCCGCAGGGCTTTCAGTACAGCTGGTTCTGTGAGCACTACCGGGCCTGGCAGGGCAAGCTGGACGTGGTGATGCGTCAGGAGCACCGCGTCGGCGAGAAGCTGTTCGTCGACTATGCCGGCCAGACGGTGCCGGTTATCGACCGCCACAGCGGCGAGATCCGCCAGGCGCAGGTGTTCGTCGCGGTGCTCGGCGCGTCCAGCTACACCTTCGCCGAAGCCACCTGGTCGCAGCAGCTGCCGGACTGGCTAGGCTCGCATACCCGTTGCTTCGCCTTCCTCGGCGGCGTGCCGGAGATCGTGGTGCCGGACAACCTGCGCAGCGCGGTGAGCAAGGCCCATCGTTACGAGCCGGACATCAACCCCAGCTACCGCGACCTTGCCGAGCACTACGGAGTGGCGGTGGTGCCGGCGCGGGCACGCAAACCGCGCGACAAGGCCAAGGCCGAAGTCGGCGTGCAGGTGGTCGAGCGTTGGATCCTCGCGGCCCTGCGCAACCGTCAGTTCTTCTCCTTGGACGAACTCAACAGCGCCATCTCCGTGTTGCTGGAGCGGCTCAACCAACGCCCGTTCAAGAAGCTGCCGGGCTCGCGCCAGACGGCCTTCGACAGCCTGGATCGTCCGGCGCTGCGCCCCCTGCCGGAGCAACCCTACGTCTACGCCGAGTGGAAGAAAGCGCGGGTGCACATCGACTACCACGTCGAGGTCGATGGGCATTACTACTCGGTGCCGTATCAACTGGTGAAGAAGCAGCTGGAGGTGCGCCTGACGGCGCGCACCGTCGAGTGTTTCCACGCCAACCAGCGAGTGGCCAGCCACCTGCGCTCAATGCACAAGGGCCGGCACAGCACGCAGGCCGAGCACATGCCCAAGAGCCATCGCGAGCATGCCGAGTGGACGCCACAACGGCTGATCCGCTGGGCCGAGCAGACCGGGCCGAACACCGCCGGCGTGATCCGGCACATCCTCGAACGGCGCATCCATCCGCAGCAGGGCTACCGGGCCTGCCTGGGCATCCTGCGCCTGGGCAAAACCCACGGCGAAGTGCGCCTGGAGTTGGCCTGCCGTCGCGCCATCAGCCTCGGCACGTGCAGCTACAAGAGCCTCGAATCGATCCTGCGCCAGGGGCTGGAGAACCTGCCGCTGGCCCAGCAGCACCTGCCCCTGCTGCCGGACGACCACGCCAACCTGCGCGGCCCCGGCTACTACCACTGAACACAAGGAATCCCACCATGCTGCCCCATCCGACCCTGGACAAGCTGCAAACCCTGCGCCTGCACGGCATGCTCAAGGCGCTGAACGAACAACTGAAAACCCCGGACATCGACAGCCTGAGCTTCGAGGAACGCCTCGGCCTGCTGGTCGACCGCGAGCTGACTGAACGCGACGACAAGCGCCTGAGCAGCCGCCTGCGCCAGGCCCGGCTCAAGCACAACGCCTGCCTCGAAGACATCGACTACCGCAGCCCGCGCGGGCTGGATAAGGCGCTGATCCTGCAACTGAGCGGCGGCCAGTGGCTACGCGACGGCCTCAACCTGATCATCGGCGGCCCCACCGGTGTCGGTAAAACCTGGCTGGCCTGCGCCCTGGCCCACCAGGCCTGCCGAGAAGGCTACAGCGTGCGTTACCTGCGCTTGCCGCGTTTGCTGGAAGAACTGGGTCTGGCCCATGGCGACGGGCGCTTCGCCAAGCTGATGAGCAGCTACGCCAAGACCGACCTGCTGATCCTCGATGACTGGGGCTTGGCCCCGTTCACCGCCGAACAGCGGCGCGACATGCTGGAGCTACTGGACGACCGCTACGGCCAGCGCTCGACCATCGTTACCAGCCAGATGCCGGTGGACAACTGGCACGAACTGATCGGCGATCCGACCCTGGCCGACGCTATCCTCGACCGCCTGGTGCACAACGCTTACCGGATCAATCTGAAGGGTGAATCAATGCGCAAACGGACGCAGAAATTGACGACGCCAGCCAACCCGGACTAACAATGCCACCCCTGCGTCGCTGCGCTCCGACTGCCCGGCCGGATGGCCGTGGAACAGGTGGCCAGATGGCCCTGGAATGCCTGGCCAGATGAGAGCGGACTGGGTGGCCGGATGGCGTGGAATCCGCAGCTAGACCGTCGGTACCCCGGCTGAGACCGTCACGCCTTCCTGTTCGATAAGTTCGAACAGAGACGCTCCGTCGAGCCGGGCACCTGGTAGTACTAAGCGAGCTCCGACAGCAGGTGCGGAAAAAACCATGGCCCATGCGTTGGCACGGAACATCGGCACCACCGGTAGCAGCGTATCTTGAACGCTGAATCCGAAGACGTCGGACTGCAACGATGTCATCGCATGGAGATAATTGGAGCGATGCGAGTACAGGACGCCTTTGGGATTACCGGTGGTACCGAGGTGTAGCAAAGTCCCGCAGCACTACGCTCGTCGAACCCACCCCATTGCACCTCAGGTCCGTAACCCTCGAGGAATCGAGCGAGCGTTGTCTGTCGCACGGGAAGTGGCAGGATCTCATCCGGTTGAGAAAAATATATGACACTCTCTACGGTCGGACATTGTGGCAGCACTCTCGCCAAAATCGGCGCAAACGCAGCATCGACGAACACCATACGGTCAGAGGCATGATTCACGATGTAAACCAATTGCTCGTCAGTGTAACGCGGGTTTAGCGTATGGCAGACGGCACCTATACCGCTGATTGCGTACCACGCTTCAAGGTGCTCCACACCATTCATCGCCAGCGTTGCTACACAGTCACCTTGTGTTATTCCGGCGCCAATCAGTGCACTGGATTGGCGTTTTTTCATCGTGCTGGACCTCTGCATAGGTCTTGCGTCCAATAGTACCGTCTGGCAGACGGGAGACCACCTGGCGATGGCCGTGCGAGTACGCCGCATGCTCGATGAAGTGGTCAGTCGTTAATGGCCAGCCTTGCATCAATCCACGAAGAAAAGACATGCGATCACCCTCCCACACCAAAGCCGGCAACACACCAGCCCGCTTTAAACCTCGGGGTGGTATGCATAGCGCCTGCAGGCACACGCTCACCGAGAAGTTGGCTTTTGATCACTGCGAAAATCGACTCCGCGAACGCCTGGGCATTAGCTTCGCAGGTAGAGTGGCTGCGCGTGTTCTTCTTGCTCTCCAAAACCCGCTCTTCCGGAGCAAGGTCGCCCTTGTGTTTTATCGTCATTTGT encodes the following:
- a CDS encoding type II toxin-antitoxin system PrlF family antitoxin, with the protein product MPAIHELATLTSKGQITLPKPIRQALGVDTGGKVAFDLGEDGQIVVTRANAEHEDPAIGAFLSLLARDIEAGRHVRGLPDELAHAMLMQAGHDVNLADEIDGEVAL
- the mobH gene encoding MobH family relaxase, with the protein product MFALFQRKRSSSAPMAPTEAAVKGKGLTRPESAASLLATPRRQKLLEHIWQRTSLSRKQFRSLYLAPLERYAELVQQFPASESHHHAYTGGMLDHGLEIVAYALKLRQSHLLPAGTTPEDQVAQAEAWTAAIAYAALLHDIGKIAVDLHVEYADGNTWHPWHGPLLHPYRFRYRKEREYRLHSAATGLLYNRLLDGHILDWLSDYPALWSSLLYVLAGQYEHAGVLGELVTQADRASVAQELGGDPTRAMAAPKHALQRKLLEGLRFLLKEELRLNQPQASDGWLTQDALWLVSKTVSDKLRAHLLSQGIEGIPSSNTAVFNVLQDHGMLQPTADDKAIWKAVITSEGGWSHTFTLLRLAPALFWETGERPPPFSGTVKVVQEETASATSGRSTSPSGEAAAMTVNGRPSSAPVIPAATATAAHGLDDLLELFTTPNTAPILSPPPDAASEQEPTQQKTDVPATSSAPASQERGSRPPPSGEHFMVWLRQHIENRKLIINDAKALVHTVANTVYLVSPGLFQRYAQEHPQSAVFAKEDKVADWQWVQKRFEKLDLHRKQENGLNIWTCEVIGPRKTRRLHGYLLNDPRRLFNDVPMNNPYLTVLSTINSAAQHTGSI
- a CDS encoding AMP-binding protein; translation: MSEKGLRTSKLRKVIIGGGACPERVIRDFHALGIEPLHAWGMTEMSPIGGVCTLTPEVAALPFEEQIPWRLRQGRTPCGVGLKLLSDDGHVVSHDGVTPGRLFVKGPAITSSDFKDERQLLNDEGYLETGDIATIDSQGFMRITDRAKDVIKSGGEWISSLDIEILSQVPAANVNRP
- the istB gene encoding IS21-like element ISPpu7 family helper ATPase IstB, which produces MLPHPTLDKLQTLRLHGMLKALNEQLKTPDIDSLSFEERLGLLVDRELTERDDKRLSSRLRQARLKHNACLEDIDYRSPRGLDKALILQLSGGQWLRDGLNLIIGGPTGVGKTWLACALAHQACREGYSVRYLRLPRLLEELGLAHGDGRFAKLMSSYAKTDLLILDDWGLAPFTAEQRRDMLELLDDRYGQRSTIVTSQMPVDNWHELIGDPTLADAILDRLVHNAYRINLKGESMRKRTQKLTTPANPD
- the istA gene encoding IS21-like element IS1491 family transposase, encoding MRKIREVLRLKFEVGLSARQIAVSVQVGRVTVGDYLNRFAASGLSWPCSLSDAELEQQLFPPAPAVASEKRPLPDWAWVHAELRRPGVTLALLWQEYRLSQPQGFQYSWFCEHYRAWQGKLDVVMRQEHRVGEKLFVDYAGQTVPVIDRHSGEIRQAQVFVAVLGASSYTFAEATWSQQLPDWLGSHTRCFAFLGGVPEIVVPDNLRSAVSKAHRYEPDINPSYRDLAEHYGVAVVPARARKPRDKAKAEVGVQVVERWILAALRNRQFFSLDELNSAISVLLERLNQRPFKKLPGSRQTAFDSLDRPALRPLPEQPYVYAEWKKARVHIDYHVEVDGHYYSVPYQLVKKQLEVRLTARTVECFHANQRVASHLRSMHKGRHSTQAEHMPKSHREHAEWTPQRLIRWAEQTGPNTAGVIRHILERRIHPQQGYRACLGILRLGKTHGEVRLELACRRAISLGTCSYKSLESILRQGLENLPLAQQHLPLLPDDHANLRGPGYYH